A DNA window from Megalobrama amblycephala isolate DHTTF-2021 linkage group LG11, ASM1881202v1, whole genome shotgun sequence contains the following coding sequences:
- the ftr97 gene encoding E3 ubiquitin-protein ligase KEG isoform X2 → MAEAILGDHDQYSCSICLDLLNDPVTIPCGHSYCMSCINECWNTKDQKATYKCPQCRQTYKPKPPLNRNTILAEIMEKLRDTKLQVSETQSLAGPGEIACDFCSGEVFKAVKSCLECRASYCETHLRPHYNVPALKKHKLVKATVMPICSKHDKLLEVFCRTDQICVCMHCLMDDHKGHDTVPSTIERNEKQMKLTDTQTKVKQTIQAKEKELQKMKVDITSHSDSAKDAVRNSKRVFTELVKLIEKRSNEVIEKIKAQEKADLDQGAKLQDKLEEEITELKEREGVLDTLLQTDDNIHFLQNYESMSSSSGSDEFPSLSFQPCCSFEDINKLVCELTGRLETTCMQEINKTINKVSDLSTKRTPFDIAVGDRVRVKPSVVIPTQKWGSVTHISIGVVKKIQGEFLTVDFPEQKNWTGVVSEMEHVTSVGSDLLTKNASVDIKVGDRVRVKPSITTPKHNWGRNVTHKSVGVVKDIKGDDSLVVDFPGHANWKGILSEMEQVTNDDEMGPSSVDSNIKIGDKVRVKPSVVTPTHKWGAVTHKSIGVVKKIQGESLTVDFPEQKNWTGIVSEMETVASTNSGSSGLESSIKIGDKVCVKPSVVTPTHKWGAVTHKSIGVVKKIQGESLIVDFPEHKNWTGIVSEMELVTGTCTDLSTNISVDIKVGDRVRVKPSITTPKHNWGSVTHQSMGVVKDIKFEDVIVDFPNHKGWKGMLSEMERIDDSEADVSGSSS, encoded by the exons ATGGCAGAGGCTATACTCGGAGATCACGACCAGTACAGCTGCTCGATATGTTTGGACTTGCTGAACGATCCCGTGACAATTCcttgtggacacagttactgcaTGAGCTGTATCAATGAATGCTGGAATACAAAAGATCAGAAAGCGACCTATAAATGTCCACAGTGCAGACAGACCTACAAACCAAAGCCTCCGCTCAACAGAAATACAATACTTGCTGAAATAATGGAGAAACTGAGGGACACAAAGCTACAAGTGTCAGAGACTCAAAGTCTTGCTGGACCTGGAGAGATTGCATGTGATTTCTGCTCTGGAGAAGTGTTCAAAGCTGTCAAGTCTTGTCTGGAGTGTCGAGCCTCTTACTGTGAAACACACTTACGTCCACACTATAACGTTCCAGCCCTGAAGAAACACAAGCTGGTGAAAGCTACCGTCATGCCAATATGCTCCAAACATGACAAGCTCCTTGAGGTTTTCTGTAGAACAGACCAGATTTGTGTCTGCATGCACTGCTTAATGGATGACCATAAGGGACATGACACAGTGCCGTCTACAATAGAGCGCAATGAGAAACAG ATGAAACTCACAGACACTCAGACAAAAGTCAAGCAGACAATCCAGGCAAAAGAAAAAGAGCTGCAGAAGATGAAAGTGGACATCACGTCACATTCA GATTCTGCAAAGGATGCTGTGAGGAACAGTAAGAGAGTCTTCACTGAATTAGTCAAACTTATTGAGAAAAGAAGTAATGAAGTAATTGAAAAGATAAAAGCTCAAGAAAAGGCCGATCTGGATCAGGGTGCAAAACTACAAGATAAGCTGGAGGAGGAAATTACTGAGCTGAAGGAGAGGGAAGGAGTCCTAGATACACTTCTACAGACAGATGACAACATCCACTTTCTTCAG AATTATGAGTCTATGTCCTCTTCATCTGGATCTGATGAGTTCCCCAGTCTCTCATTTCAGCCGTGCTGCTCTTTTGAGGACATAAACAAACTTGTATGTGAACTTACTGGGAGACTGGAGACTACATGTATGCaggaaataaacaaaacaattaataaag TTTCAGATTTGTCAACAAAGAGGACTCCATTTGACATTGCAGTTGGAGACAGAGTCCGCGTGAAACCGTCTGTTGTTattccaacacaaaaatggggaTCGGTTACTCACATTAGTATTGGTGTTGTCAAAA AAATTCAGGGTGAGTTTTTGACTGTAGATTTCCCCGAACAAAAAAACTGGACTGGTGTAGTTTCAGAAATGGAGCATGTGACCAGTGTTGGTTCAG ATTTGTTAACAAAGAACGCTTCAGTCGACATCAAAGTTGGAGACAGAGTCAGAGTAAAACCCTCCATAACTACCCCAAAACATAACTGGGGTAGAAACGTCACACATAAGAGTGTGGGTGTGGTAAAAG ACATTAAAGGTGATGACAGTCTGGTTGTTGACTTCCCTGGACATGCAAACTGGAAAGGAATTCTCTCTGAAATGGAGCAAGTAACTAATGATGATGAGATGG GACCTTCAAGTGTAGACTCCAATATTAAGATTGGAGACAAAGTCCGTGTGAAGCCATCTGTTGTTACTCCAACACACAAATGGGGAGCAGTCACTCACAAAAGCATTGGTGTTGTTAAAA AAATTCAGGGTGAGTCTTTGACTGTAGATTTCCCTGAGCAAAAAAACTGGACTGGTATAGTTTCAGAAATGGAGACTGTGGCCAGCACTAATTCAG GATCTTCAGGTCTCGAGTCCAGTATTAAGATTGGAGACAAAGTCTGCGTGAAGCCGTCTGTTGTTACTCCAACACACAAATGGGGAGCAGTCACTCACAAAAGCATTGGTGTTGTTAAAA AAATCCAGGGTGAGTCTTTGATTGTTGATTTCCCTGAGCATAAAAATTGGACTGGTATAGTTTCAGAAATGGAGCTTGTGACCGGCACTTGTACAG ATTTGTCAACAAACATTTCAGTTGACATCAAGGTTGGAGACAGAGTCAGAGTGAAACCTTCCATAACTACCCCAAAACATAACTGGGGCAGTGTCACACACCAGAGCATGGGTGTTGTAAAAG ATATCAAATTTGAAGATGTGATAGTGGATTTCCCAAATCACAAAGGCTGGAAAGGGATGCTTTCTGAGATGGAACGGATAGATGATTCAG AGGCTGACGTTTCAGGATCCTCATCATGA
- the ftr97 gene encoding tripartite motif-containing protein 65 isoform X1 codes for MAEAILGDHDQYSCSICLDLLNDPVTIPCGHSYCMSCINECWNTKDQKATYKCPQCRQTYKPKPPLNRNTILAEIMEKLRDTKLQVSETQSLAGPGEIACDFCSGEVFKAVKSCLECRASYCETHLRPHYNVPALKKHKLVKATVMPICSKHDKLLEVFCRTDQICVCMHCLMDDHKGHDTVPSTIERNEKQMKLTDTQTKVKQTIQAKEKELQKMKVDITSHSDSAKDAVRNSKRVFTELVKLIEKRSNEVIEKIKAQEKADLDQGAKLQDKLEEEITELKEREGVLDTLLQTDDNIHFLQNYESMSSSSGSDEFPSLSFQPCCSFEDINKLVCELTGRLETTCMQEINKTINKVSDLSTKRTPFDIAVGDRVRVKPSVVIPTQKWGSVTHISIGVVKKIQGEFLTVDFPEQKNWTGVVSEMEHVTSVGSDLLTKNASVDIKVGDRVRVKPSITTPKHNWGRNVTHKSVGVVKDIKGDDSLVVDFPGHANWKGILSEMEQVTNDDEMGPSSVDSNIKIGDKVRVKPSVVTPTHKWGAVTHKSIGVVKKIQGESLTVDFPEQKNWTGIVSEMETVASTNSDIKYDNSLIVDFHEHANWKEISSEMDIVTNDDEFGSSGLESSIKIGDKVCVKPSVVTPTHKWGAVTHKSIGVVKKIQGESLIVDFPEHKNWTGIVSEMELVTGTCTDLSTNISVDIKVGDRVRVKPSITTPKHNWGSVTHQSMGVVKDIKFEDVIVDFPNHKGWKGMLSEMERIDDSEADVSGSSS; via the exons ATGGCAGAGGCTATACTCGGAGATCACGACCAGTACAGCTGCTCGATATGTTTGGACTTGCTGAACGATCCCGTGACAATTCcttgtggacacagttactgcaTGAGCTGTATCAATGAATGCTGGAATACAAAAGATCAGAAAGCGACCTATAAATGTCCACAGTGCAGACAGACCTACAAACCAAAGCCTCCGCTCAACAGAAATACAATACTTGCTGAAATAATGGAGAAACTGAGGGACACAAAGCTACAAGTGTCAGAGACTCAAAGTCTTGCTGGACCTGGAGAGATTGCATGTGATTTCTGCTCTGGAGAAGTGTTCAAAGCTGTCAAGTCTTGTCTGGAGTGTCGAGCCTCTTACTGTGAAACACACTTACGTCCACACTATAACGTTCCAGCCCTGAAGAAACACAAGCTGGTGAAAGCTACCGTCATGCCAATATGCTCCAAACATGACAAGCTCCTTGAGGTTTTCTGTAGAACAGACCAGATTTGTGTCTGCATGCACTGCTTAATGGATGACCATAAGGGACATGACACAGTGCCGTCTACAATAGAGCGCAATGAGAAACAG ATGAAACTCACAGACACTCAGACAAAAGTCAAGCAGACAATCCAGGCAAAAGAAAAAGAGCTGCAGAAGATGAAAGTGGACATCACGTCACATTCA GATTCTGCAAAGGATGCTGTGAGGAACAGTAAGAGAGTCTTCACTGAATTAGTCAAACTTATTGAGAAAAGAAGTAATGAAGTAATTGAAAAGATAAAAGCTCAAGAAAAGGCCGATCTGGATCAGGGTGCAAAACTACAAGATAAGCTGGAGGAGGAAATTACTGAGCTGAAGGAGAGGGAAGGAGTCCTAGATACACTTCTACAGACAGATGACAACATCCACTTTCTTCAG AATTATGAGTCTATGTCCTCTTCATCTGGATCTGATGAGTTCCCCAGTCTCTCATTTCAGCCGTGCTGCTCTTTTGAGGACATAAACAAACTTGTATGTGAACTTACTGGGAGACTGGAGACTACATGTATGCaggaaataaacaaaacaattaataaag TTTCAGATTTGTCAACAAAGAGGACTCCATTTGACATTGCAGTTGGAGACAGAGTCCGCGTGAAACCGTCTGTTGTTattccaacacaaaaatggggaTCGGTTACTCACATTAGTATTGGTGTTGTCAAAA AAATTCAGGGTGAGTTTTTGACTGTAGATTTCCCCGAACAAAAAAACTGGACTGGTGTAGTTTCAGAAATGGAGCATGTGACCAGTGTTGGTTCAG ATTTGTTAACAAAGAACGCTTCAGTCGACATCAAAGTTGGAGACAGAGTCAGAGTAAAACCCTCCATAACTACCCCAAAACATAACTGGGGTAGAAACGTCACACATAAGAGTGTGGGTGTGGTAAAAG ACATTAAAGGTGATGACAGTCTGGTTGTTGACTTCCCTGGACATGCAAACTGGAAAGGAATTCTCTCTGAAATGGAGCAAGTAACTAATGATGATGAGATGG GACCTTCAAGTGTAGACTCCAATATTAAGATTGGAGACAAAGTCCGTGTGAAGCCATCTGTTGTTACTCCAACACACAAATGGGGAGCAGTCACTCACAAAAGCATTGGTGTTGTTAAAA AAATTCAGGGTGAGTCTTTGACTGTAGATTTCCCTGAGCAAAAAAACTGGACTGGTATAGTTTCAGAAATGGAGACTGTGGCCAGCACTAATTCAG ACATCAAATATGATAACAGTCTGATTGTTGACTTCCATGAACATGCAAATTGGAAAGAAATTTCATCTGAAATGGACATAGTAACCAATGATGATGAGTTTG GATCTTCAGGTCTCGAGTCCAGTATTAAGATTGGAGACAAAGTCTGCGTGAAGCCGTCTGTTGTTACTCCAACACACAAATGGGGAGCAGTCACTCACAAAAGCATTGGTGTTGTTAAAA AAATCCAGGGTGAGTCTTTGATTGTTGATTTCCCTGAGCATAAAAATTGGACTGGTATAGTTTCAGAAATGGAGCTTGTGACCGGCACTTGTACAG ATTTGTCAACAAACATTTCAGTTGACATCAAGGTTGGAGACAGAGTCAGAGTGAAACCTTCCATAACTACCCCAAAACATAACTGGGGCAGTGTCACACACCAGAGCATGGGTGTTGTAAAAG ATATCAAATTTGAAGATGTGATAGTGGATTTCCCAAATCACAAAGGCTGGAAAGGGATGCTTTCTGAGATGGAACGGATAGATGATTCAG AGGCTGACGTTTCAGGATCCTCATCATGA
- the ftr97 gene encoding tripartite motif-containing protein 65 isoform X3: MAEAILGDHDQYSCSICLDLLNDPVTIPCGHSYCMSCINECWNTKDQKATYKCPQCRQTYKPKPPLNRNTILAEIMEKLRDTKLQVSETQSLAGPGEIACDFCSGEVFKAVKSCLECRASYCETHLRPHYNVPALKKHKLVKATVMPICSKHDKLLEVFCRTDQICVCMHCLMDDHKGHDTVPSTIERNEKQMKLTDTQTKVKQTIQAKEKELQKMKVDITSHSDSAKDAVRNSKRVFTELVKLIEKRSNEVIEKIKAQEKADLDQGAKLQDKLEEEITELKEREGVLDTLLQTDDNIHFLQNYESMSSSSGSDEFPSLSFQPCCSFEDINKLVCELTGRLETTCMQEINKTINKVSDLSTKRTPFDIAVGDRVRVKPSVVIPTQKWGSVTHISIGVVKKIQGEFLTVDFPEQKNWTGVVSEMEHVTSVGSDLLTKNASVDIKVGDRVRVKPSITTPKHNWGRNVTHKSVGVVKDIKGDDSLVVDFPGHANWKGILSEMEQVTNDDEMGPSSVDSNIKIGDKVRVKPSVVTPTHKWGAVTHKSIGVVKKIQGESLIVDFPEHKNWTGIVSEMELVTGTCTDLSTNISVDIKVGDRVRVKPSITTPKHNWGSVTHQSMGVVKDIKFEDVIVDFPNHKGWKGMLSEMERIDDSEADVSGSSS; this comes from the exons ATGGCAGAGGCTATACTCGGAGATCACGACCAGTACAGCTGCTCGATATGTTTGGACTTGCTGAACGATCCCGTGACAATTCcttgtggacacagttactgcaTGAGCTGTATCAATGAATGCTGGAATACAAAAGATCAGAAAGCGACCTATAAATGTCCACAGTGCAGACAGACCTACAAACCAAAGCCTCCGCTCAACAGAAATACAATACTTGCTGAAATAATGGAGAAACTGAGGGACACAAAGCTACAAGTGTCAGAGACTCAAAGTCTTGCTGGACCTGGAGAGATTGCATGTGATTTCTGCTCTGGAGAAGTGTTCAAAGCTGTCAAGTCTTGTCTGGAGTGTCGAGCCTCTTACTGTGAAACACACTTACGTCCACACTATAACGTTCCAGCCCTGAAGAAACACAAGCTGGTGAAAGCTACCGTCATGCCAATATGCTCCAAACATGACAAGCTCCTTGAGGTTTTCTGTAGAACAGACCAGATTTGTGTCTGCATGCACTGCTTAATGGATGACCATAAGGGACATGACACAGTGCCGTCTACAATAGAGCGCAATGAGAAACAG ATGAAACTCACAGACACTCAGACAAAAGTCAAGCAGACAATCCAGGCAAAAGAAAAAGAGCTGCAGAAGATGAAAGTGGACATCACGTCACATTCA GATTCTGCAAAGGATGCTGTGAGGAACAGTAAGAGAGTCTTCACTGAATTAGTCAAACTTATTGAGAAAAGAAGTAATGAAGTAATTGAAAAGATAAAAGCTCAAGAAAAGGCCGATCTGGATCAGGGTGCAAAACTACAAGATAAGCTGGAGGAGGAAATTACTGAGCTGAAGGAGAGGGAAGGAGTCCTAGATACACTTCTACAGACAGATGACAACATCCACTTTCTTCAG AATTATGAGTCTATGTCCTCTTCATCTGGATCTGATGAGTTCCCCAGTCTCTCATTTCAGCCGTGCTGCTCTTTTGAGGACATAAACAAACTTGTATGTGAACTTACTGGGAGACTGGAGACTACATGTATGCaggaaataaacaaaacaattaataaag TTTCAGATTTGTCAACAAAGAGGACTCCATTTGACATTGCAGTTGGAGACAGAGTCCGCGTGAAACCGTCTGTTGTTattccaacacaaaaatggggaTCGGTTACTCACATTAGTATTGGTGTTGTCAAAA AAATTCAGGGTGAGTTTTTGACTGTAGATTTCCCCGAACAAAAAAACTGGACTGGTGTAGTTTCAGAAATGGAGCATGTGACCAGTGTTGGTTCAG ATTTGTTAACAAAGAACGCTTCAGTCGACATCAAAGTTGGAGACAGAGTCAGAGTAAAACCCTCCATAACTACCCCAAAACATAACTGGGGTAGAAACGTCACACATAAGAGTGTGGGTGTGGTAAAAG ACATTAAAGGTGATGACAGTCTGGTTGTTGACTTCCCTGGACATGCAAACTGGAAAGGAATTCTCTCTGAAATGGAGCAAGTAACTAATGATGATGAGATGG GACCTTCAAGTGTAGACTCCAATATTAAGATTGGAGACAAAGTCCGTGTGAAGCCATCTGTTGTTACTCCAACACACAAATGGGGAGCAGTCACTCACAAAAGCATTGGTGTTGTTAAAA AAATCCAGGGTGAGTCTTTGATTGTTGATTTCCCTGAGCATAAAAATTGGACTGGTATAGTTTCAGAAATGGAGCTTGTGACCGGCACTTGTACAG ATTTGTCAACAAACATTTCAGTTGACATCAAGGTTGGAGACAGAGTCAGAGTGAAACCTTCCATAACTACCCCAAAACATAACTGGGGCAGTGTCACACACCAGAGCATGGGTGTTGTAAAAG ATATCAAATTTGAAGATGTGATAGTGGATTTCCCAAATCACAAAGGCTGGAAAGGGATGCTTTCTGAGATGGAACGGATAGATGATTCAG AGGCTGACGTTTCAGGATCCTCATCATGA